Sequence from the Microbacterium dextranolyticum genome:
CCGGCGACCACGACGATCCGCGCCGCTCGGGCCGTTCCGTCGGCGAGGCGCACATCGACCCGATCGCCGTGCGGCGCGAGCGCGGTCACCGCCACGCCGCGGTCGGGCGCGGGTGCGCCCCAGTCCGCCGCCGTTTCGACCACCGCGGCCTCGGTCTCGGGTTGGGGGAGGGTGGCGACGTAGGGATGCCGCGTGCGCAGCCGCTCGAAGCGGACGACCCCCAGGGTGCGGCCGGCGCGACGGGCTTCGCCCTCGTGCACTCGCCGCGCGCGGGCGAGCAGTCGATCGGTCGCTCCCGACGGCTCCATCGCCGCGAGCGTGGTCGCGTGCACGCCGACGGCGCGGGTTCGGAGAGCCGCCGCGGCCGGGTCGGCTTCCGAGGCCGCATCGGCCCGGCGCCGTTCGATCACCGCGGCGGAGACCCCGTGGCGCGCGAGCTCTGCGGCGAGCAGCACGCCGACCGGGCCACCGCCGACGATGACGACGTCCTCGAGCGGTGTCATGCCGGGCTCCGGCGGGTCACGAGCAGACGGAATCGACCGCCGTGCTCGACGGTCCAGCCCTCCGGCAGACGTGCGGCGAGCTCGCCGGGTGTCCAGCTGCGCCGGATGGAGCGCAGGCCGTCCGTCCGCAGGAAGCTGCCCGGTGCGAGCGGGGTGATTCCCGCGGCGTAGGCGGCGTATGCGAGACGCGACCGGGAGATGTCGGAATGCACCACGAGCGCCGTGCTCAACGACGCCGAATCAGCGAGTAGACCGCGCAGCTGTGCATCGTCGAGGTGGTGCAGCAGGTGGTTCGAGATCACGACGTCGAACTGGCGACCGCCGCGCTCCCCCTCCGCGACGAGGTCGGCGCTGTGCGCCTGACGGAAGGTGACACCGTCCACGGGACGGCGTCGCGCCACCTCGAGCGCCCGGGCGTCGGGGTCGATGCCGACGCCCTCGAGCGAGATCCCATCCCGTGCTGCGGCGGCGGACAGCCGTCGCAGCACGTCGCCGCCCCCGCACCCGATGTCCAGCACGGTGAGGCGGCCACCGCGCTCGCGGGCAAGCGGGCGCACGTGGCGGCGGTACACATCGCCCCAGCCCGAGACCAGCCGGTTCACGATGTCGAAGCGCTGGAGGGTCCGGCGCAGCCGCGCGGGATCGCACTGGGGGTCGTCCATCAGTTCGCGCAGGTCCGCGTCGCGCCGCCCGAGCCCGGCGCTCATCGCACGGCGACCGCGTCTGCACGGGTGCGTGAACCGTCGGCGACGTATGGGCGGGCGGGCGCCGCGGCATCCGTCTCGTGTGCACCCTGCCGGATGCCGGTGCGCACCGTCATCCGCGCCGACTCGACGGTCAGCCCCGGCGCGAAGGCGACCGCGACGAGCGGGGCGCCGTCGACCGCGCTCGGGTCGTCCAGGAGCCGTTGCAGGATGAACACGATCGTGGCGGACGACATGTTGCCGTAGTCGCGCAGCACCTCGCGCGAGTGGCGGAGCGCGCCGGGGGCCAGAGCGCACGCCGACTCGACACGGTCGAGGATGCTGCGCCCACCCGGGTGCACCGCCCACACGGCCTGCGCGCTCGAAGCCTCCGCCGCCTCCGCCGCCGAAGACTGCCGATGCTCGTCCGCGCCACCGCCCGAGGCAGGCAGCAGATCGCCGGCGACGGGCGCGAGCGCGGCCCGAACCTCTCGCCCGACGATCCGCGGCACCTCGGCGGTGAGGGTCATCTCGAAACCGTGGTCGCCGATCGTCCAGCCCATGGCCGACTCGCCCTCGTCGGTGATCGCGGTCGCGAACCGGTCGAGGTCGATCCGGGGTGTCGTGGGGTCGGATGCCGCCGTCACGACCGCGGCGGCGGCCCCGTCGGCGAAGACCGCCGACGACACGATCTGGTCGGGATCGGTCGAGGCGCGCACATGGATCGTGCACAACTCGGCGCAGACGACGAGGACGACGGCGTCCGGTTCTGCGGCACAGATCCGTGCGGCCGAACGCAGCGCCGGCAGGGCGGCGGCGCACCCGAGGAACCCGAGATGCTCGCGCGAGACGGTCGTGCGCAGGCCCAGGTCGCGCACCAGGCGAAAGTCGGGGCCGGGCGCGAAGAACCCGGTGCACGACGCGGTCACGACGTGGGTGACGGCGGAGGCATCCGTCTGCGACCGCGCGAGCGCGTCACGGGCCGCGGCGGCGAAGAGGCCCGGTGCTTCGCGCACGTAGACGTCGTTGCGGACGCCGGTCGGCGGAGACAGGATGCGCCGGTCGCCGGCGTCGACGAAGGCTGAACCGGCGGGCGCATCCGCGGTGTCGCCGGGGCCTGCGGTGGTCGCCAGCTCGGGCAGCACGCTGTGCCGCGTGGCGATCGAGGACTGGTCGAACGCCGCGCCGATCAGACGCCGGGTCAGTCGGTCGGCTCCGGGCTGCACCGCGAACAGATCGCGCACCGCATCCTGGGCCAGCCGGGTGGGCGGGACGGCGGTTCCGATCCCGATGATCGCGGCCGTGCGCCGCTCACCGATCGGGCGGTCGCCGCCCGCCGGCGGAAATCCGGATCCCGACGCGGGGCGCGGGGGTGCGGAGTGCTCGGCCATATGCGCAGGCTACGTGTGCGAGCCGCGCGGCGACAGACCGGTTGCGCCTCGACGGTGGGTGTGCTGCATCGCGTCGGTCCCGTCCGATGCAGCACACCACCGGATCAGTCGTCGAGAAGGAGCGACTCGGCGATCGGGCGCCGTGTGCGCGGGGCGAGTTCGCGCTCGCGCAGGGCCTCGGGGGCCGTGTCGATGTCGCCGAGAGCGCCGACGGCCATGACCGTCACCGCCGCGAGGTCGTCGCCGAAGCCGAACGCCGCACCGATCGCGTCGCGGTCGAAACCGCCCATCTGGTGCGTGTGCAGTCCCGACGCGTGTGCCTGGACGGTGAAGTGCGCAGCGGCCTGGCCGGTGTCGTACGCGGCCCACGGCAGCGGCTTGCCGTCGAGGGATGCCGCGGCGGCGAAGACGACGAGCGCAGCGGCATCCGCGGCCCACGACTGGTTGAAGCCCATGAGCGCGCCGACGATCTGCGCGTGCGCGGCAGACCCGCGGCGGGCCACGACGAAGCGCCACGGCTGCGTGTTGCTCGCGGACGGAGCCCACCGCGCGGCTTCGAGCGCGCTCGACAGGGCATCTTCGTCGATCGGCGTGGTTGCGTCGAAGATCCGGGTGCTCCAGCGCTCGGCGAGGACGTCGAGGATGGGCGACGCGGTGTCGGCGGTGTGGGTGATGACAGAACTCATGACGACTCCTGAGAACGGTGGGTGGGACATCCGATGAGGGGACGCCGTCGGCCCCGACCGATCCAACAGCATGGACCGTGGATCTGTTCCCACGCTGACGCGGGATGACCGCGGCAGCGCGAGAATGGGGTATCTGCGGGGGTATTTTTCGCCGCGAGGCGGTCGGCGGCACCTGAGGAATCGATGCGCGCCTGCATACTCGACCTCTGATGACACGGTCATCGGCTCTCCTCATCGTGGAGCGCGGCGTTCGCCCTCCCGATGGGTGGCGCCCGACCGGGGATGTCGGGGGGGGGGGGGGGGTCCCCGGCAAGGCGCACAGCGCCCGGGGCGACTGCGGCCCCCGAGGCGGCCTGAACCGGATGGCGGCGGCCGGGGCGGTACGCTCGGTCCGAACGGCCGGCACGGGAGGCATGCGCCGGTGGACGTCCTGCCGAAGGGTGAGCACAGTGAGCGATGCCGGCCCCAGCGAGCTCGACACTCTCGAGGCGTTGCTGATCGAGCGGTGGTACGACATCGACGACGCGGCCGCGCGGCGTATCGTCGCCGCCGCTCGGGAACTGACCGACGTCGACCTGCTGCAGCATCCGACCTTCGCGGTGGGGGCCGTGATCGCTTCGGATCTCGTCCGAGACGCCGGAGGTGCGCCCGGCGGAGATCGTGCGTCTCTGCTGGAGCGTTTTCGTGCCGTGCCGTGGTCGCGGAGGCGATCTCCCTCGAAGCCGGCCATGACTCGAGAACTCCGCGGGGTCCCCGCTGGGTGCTGGCGGGCATGGTCGCCGCGCGCTGGAGCGGGGACTTCGCGACCGCGGAGTCCCTTTCTCCGCGGCTCGCGTCCGTCCCGACCGGCGCCGGCATCCGGGCGCAGCTGTTCGACGAGGCGCACCAGCTCGATCGTCCCGGCCAGATCGCCCTGCAGCGAGGCATCACCGAACTTCTCGTCGGCCGGACCGGCGCAGCCGTGGAGCTCTTCGCTCAGGCCCACCGCGCGGGCGGAGAGCCTCCCTTCCGTCATTTCGCCGGTGTGAACGCCGCAGCCAACGCCGCAATGCTGGCGGCGATCGACGGACACGATGTGGTCGCCGAGACCTGGTTGAGGCGCGCTGGACCGCTGGAGAGTCTTCCTGAGTGGTGCCGCGACCTCGTGGGGCTGGGATCCGTGGTGGCATCCACTGTGCTCGCGGCCGATGCGCTGGATCTCGCGACGGCGGAGGAGCTGGCGGCGCGTCTGGAGAACGCGGGGGACCGCTTCGAGCTCTGGCCGTTCCAGCTGTACGCGCTCACCCAGGTCGATCTCGCCGCCGGTAGACCGGTTCGCGCCTACACCCGGCTCAAGCAGGCCGGATTCGAGCGCAACCTCACCATCGCCACCGAGGCCATCGCCGATCACGTGGTCTTCCGCGCCTATCTGGACACGCTGATCGCCGGCGGCGAGGGCGGACTCGTCTTGAGGCTCGCCGAGCGGCTCGGCACGCCGCTGCGCTCTCTCGTCCCGATCGCTCGGACGCGCCTCCTCGCCGGCGCCGACCTGGGCGCGGCGCGCGTCGCCGCGCGGGGGATGCGGCGGGTGCTCATGCCGAAGCGCGATCTGTGGGAGTCGGCTGTCGTGCACGCGGTCGCCCGCATGCGGCTCGGTGATGCGGAGGCCGCCCGGCGCTCCTTCCACATCGTCGTGACCGACGATCCCCGGTCGCTGCCGTCGATCCTCGCTCGGCAGCGTGCCCAAGACGTCGAAGACCTCTACGCGCTGACCGGCGCCGACGCGCCGGATGTGCCGCGCTACTCGGCCCCGGTGCCGCTGGACGCGAGTGTGGCCGCGCTCACGCCGCGCGAGCTCGGAGTGCTGCAGCACATCGTCGACGGGCTGAGTGTCGCGCAGATCGCCGCCGCCGACGTCACGTCCGAGCACACCGTGCGCACGCACATCAAACGGATCTATCGAAAGCTCGGTGTCTCGGGGCGGCAGGAGGCCATCGCGCGAGCCAACCAGGACGGTATCGTGCGCTGGGAGCATCAGGACGGACGGATGGGCACCCGTGTGTAGAGCCGTCGCCTCGCTGCCGAAAGCTCACGCTGCGCCCTTGCCGCGGCGTGAACAACCGCGGATCTTCCCGTCGGATGCCTCGTCCCCCGCGGTCTCGGGCGGCGTAGCGTGACGTCATGACCACCATCGCCACGGCCGACCTGTACGATGAGCGCGCGGGCGAGGTCGACTCGCTCGCCCTGCAGCTGCACGATCTCGGGGGCCGTATCGCGTTCGACGGGCCTGTTCGCACGATCCGCTGCCACCGAGACAACGCCCTCGTGAAGGCGACACTCGCCTCGCCCGGAAACGGAGCCGTCCTCGTCATCGACGGCGGAGGCTCGCTGGAGTCGGCCCTGGTCGGCGACATCATCGCGGCATCCGCCGTCGCCCACGGGTGGGCGGGACTCATCGTGCACGGCGCGGTCCGCGACCGCGCGGCGATCGCGGACCTGCCCCTCGGGGTCAAGGCGCTCGGCTCCAATCCGCGCACCAGTGCGAAGGAGGGCATCGGCGAGGTCGACGTGCCCGTCGAGATCGCGGGAGTCGTCTTCCGCCCGGGTGCGCACGTCTGGGCCGACGCCGACGGGGTGCTCGTCGAACGATAGGGCTTGCGTCCCGCCGTGCAGAGGCGGAGGGTGGACCCATCGGACGAGGGGAGTCTCCATGATCGCGTTCACCGGTGCCTTCTCCGGATTCTCGGTCGACGACGTCGATGCCGCGGAGGCCTTCTACCGCGACCGGTTGGGCCTCGACGTGGTTCGCAACGAGATGGGCATTCTGGAGATCGCCCTCCCGGGCGGCGGTCGCGTCATCGCCTATCCGAAGCCCGATCACGCGTCGGCCGTGTTCACGGTGCTGAACCTGACGGTCGCCGACATCGACGCCGCCGTGGACGCGCTCAACGAGGCGGGCGTCGTGACCAAGATCTACGACGATCCCGACGACGGCACGGATGCCCGGGGCGTGTCCCGCGGCCGCGGGCCCGACATCGCGTGGTTCCGTGACCCGGCCGGCAACGTGCTGTCGGTGATCGTTCCGGTCTGAGCCGACGTCGACCCGAGGACCCCGGGCCCTCCCTCCGGCATCCGTGCGCCCGATCACACCCGGCGGCATCCGGACGGCGGGCGCGGGCTCGGGCAGACTGTTCCCCGGGGCGCCGCCGGGGTGCCGACGGAAAGGTGC
This genomic interval carries:
- a CDS encoding methyltransferase domain-containing protein; translation: MSAGLGRRDADLRELMDDPQCDPARLRRTLQRFDIVNRLVSGWGDVYRRHVRPLARERGGRLTVLDIGCGGGDVLRRLSAAAARDGISLEGVGIDPDARALEVARRRPVDGVTFRQAHSADLVAEGERGGRQFDVVISNHLLHHLDDAQLRGLLADSASLSTALVVHSDISRSRLAYAAYAAGITPLAPGSFLRTDGLRSIRRSWTPGELAARLPEGWTVEHGGRFRLLVTRRSPA
- a CDS encoding type III polyketide synthase, which translates into the protein MAEHSAPPRPASGSGFPPAGGDRPIGERRTAAIIGIGTAVPPTRLAQDAVRDLFAVQPGADRLTRRLIGAAFDQSSIATRHSVLPELATTAGPGDTADAPAGSAFVDAGDRRILSPPTGVRNDVYVREAPGLFAAAARDALARSQTDASAVTHVVTASCTGFFAPGPDFRLVRDLGLRTTVSREHLGFLGCAAALPALRSAARICAAEPDAVVLVVCAELCTIHVRASTDPDQIVSSAVFADGAAAAVVTAASDPTTPRIDLDRFATAITDEGESAMGWTIGDHGFEMTLTAEVPRIVGREVRAALAPVAGDLLPASGGGADEHRQSSAAEAAEASSAQAVWAVHPGGRSILDRVESACALAPGALRHSREVLRDYGNMSSATIVFILQRLLDDPSAVDGAPLVAVAFAPGLTVESARMTVRTGIRQGAHETDAAAPARPYVADGSRTRADAVAVR
- a CDS encoding nitroreductase family protein, with protein sequence MSSVITHTADTASPILDVLAERWSTRIFDATTPIDEDALSSALEAARWAPSASNTQPWRFVVARRGSAAHAQIVGALMGFNQSWAADAAALVVFAAAASLDGKPLPWAAYDTGQAAAHFTVQAHASGLHTHQMGGFDRDAIGAAFGFGDDLAAVTVMAVGALGDIDTAPEALRERELAPRTRRPIAESLLLDD
- a CDS encoding response regulator transcription factor yields the protein MVAEAISLEAGHDSRTPRGPRWVLAGMVAARWSGDFATAESLSPRLASVPTGAGIRAQLFDEAHQLDRPGQIALQRGITELLVGRTGAAVELFAQAHRAGGEPPFRHFAGVNAAANAAMLAAIDGHDVVAETWLRRAGPLESLPEWCRDLVGLGSVVASTVLAADALDLATAEELAARLENAGDRFELWPFQLYALTQVDLAAGRPVRAYTRLKQAGFERNLTIATEAIADHVVFRAYLDTLIAGGEGGLVLRLAERLGTPLRSLVPIARTRLLAGADLGAARVAARGMRRVLMPKRDLWESAVVHAVARMRLGDAEAARRSFHIVVTDDPRSLPSILARQRAQDVEDLYALTGADAPDVPRYSAPVPLDASVAALTPRELGVLQHIVDGLSVAQIAAADVTSEHTVRTHIKRIYRKLGVSGRQEAIARANQDGIVRWEHQDGRMGTRV
- the rraA gene encoding ribonuclease E activity regulator RraA; translation: MTTIATADLYDERAGEVDSLALQLHDLGGRIAFDGPVRTIRCHRDNALVKATLASPGNGAVLVIDGGGSLESALVGDIIAASAVAHGWAGLIVHGAVRDRAAIADLPLGVKALGSNPRTSAKEGIGEVDVPVEIAGVVFRPGAHVWADADGVLVER
- a CDS encoding VOC family protein, which encodes MIAFTGAFSGFSVDDVDAAEAFYRDRLGLDVVRNEMGILEIALPGGGRVIAYPKPDHASAVFTVLNLTVADIDAAVDALNEAGVVTKIYDDPDDGTDARGVSRGRGPDIAWFRDPAGNVLSVIVPV